A region of Syngnathoides biaculeatus isolate LvHL_M chromosome 20, ASM1980259v1, whole genome shotgun sequence DNA encodes the following proteins:
- the LOC133493803 gene encoding gastrula zinc finger protein XlCGF57.1-like isoform X4, with product MNRLTSPEVKWDVSEYLHPERQESVSGHIKEEVEEVHRIKEKEEEIIHMKEEEQEEIIQVPATGVHLKSEDEGQSEERRGAEPPESESGLLEFFSGSRCSPGMTFRTTRNNSSDGDHCGGSQTEDDNDDEQSERDMTCHTTNKCWKCSRCGKTFPSLRNFKQHVKIHTGEKPFACSLCGQRFTQKGHLNIHTRTHTGEKPFFCSVCGQRFTLKANFKIHARTHTGEKPFSCLVCEKRFNEKRLLKIHTRTHTGEKPFSCPVCDKRFTEKRKLKIHSRTHTGEKPFSCPVCDKRFIEKGNLKRHTRTHTGEKPFSCPVCDKRFTERGHLKRHTRTHTGEKRFSCPVCDKRFTEKGNLKRHTRTHTGEKPFSCLVCGQRFTWKRDLKRHTRTHPGEKPFSCPVCDKRFTEKRKLKIHSRTHTGEKPFSCLVCGQRFQWKRDLKRHTRTHPGEKPFSCPVCDKRFTEKRKLKIHSRTHTGEKPFSCPVCDKRFTENGSLKRHTRTHTGEKPFSCPVCDKRFTEKGHLKRHTRTHTGEKSFSCSDVAKDSL from the coding sequence ATGTCAGTGAGTATCTTCATCCAGAGCGACAGGAGTCAGTGTCcggtcacatcaaagaggaggtTGAAGAGGTTCACCGTATCAAAGAGAAGGAGGAAGAGATCATacacatgaaagaggaagagcaggaggaaatcatccaggttccagccactggtgtccatttgaagagtgaagatgaaggtcaaagtgaggagagacgaggggcggagcctccagaatcagaatcaggtttactggaatttttctccggcagtcggtgcagccctggtatgacattcaggaCAACCAGGAACAACTCAAGTGACGGAGACcactgtggaggatcacaaacagaagatgataatgatgatgaacaaTCGGAACGTGATATGACATGTCACACGACcaacaaatgctggaaatgttctcgGTGTGGGAAAACTTTTCCTTCTCTAAGGAATTTCAAACAAcatgtgaaaatacacacaggtgagaagccttttgcatgctcactttgtggtcaaagattcactcagaagggacACTTAAATATACACAccagaacccacactggtgagaagccttttttctgctcagtttgtggccaaagatttactttgaaggcaaattttaaaatacacgcaagaacacacactggtgagaaaccatttTCATGTCTAGTTTGTGAGAAAAGATTCAATGAAAAGAGactattaaaaatacacacaagaacacacactggtgagaaacctttttcatgtccagtttgtgataaaagattcactgagaagagaaaattaaaaatacactcaagaacacacactggtgagaaacctttttcatgtccagtttgtgataaacgATTCATTGAGAAGgggaatttaaaaagacacacaagaacacacactggtgagaaacctttttcatgtccagtttgtgacAAAAGATTTACTGAGaggggacatttaaaaagacacacaagaacacatacTGGTGAGAAACGTTTTTCATGTCCAgtgtgtgataaaagattcactgagaagggaaatttaaaaagacacacaagaacacacactggtgaaaaacctttttcctgcttagtttgtggtcaaagattcacatggaaaagagatttaaaaagacacacaagaacacatcctggtgagaaacctttttcatgtccagtttgtgataaaagattcactgagaagagaaagttaaaaatacactcaagaacacacactggtgagaaaccgttttcctgcttagtttgtggtcaaagattccaatggaaaagagatttaaaaagacacacaagaacacaccctggtgagaaacctttttcatgtccagtttgtgataaaagattcactgagaagagaaaattaaaaatacactcaagaacacacactggtgagaaacctttttcatgtccagtttgtgataaaagattcactgagaatggaagtttaaaaagacacacaagaacacacactggtgagaaacctttttcatgtccagtttgtgataaaagattcactgagaagggacatttaaaaagacacacaagaacacacactggtgagaaatctttttcctgctcagatgtggccaaagattctctgTGA
- the LOC133493803 gene encoding gastrula zinc finger protein XlCGF57.1-like isoform X5: MKEEEQEEIIQVPATGVHLKSEDEGQSEERRGAEPPESESGLLEFFSGSRCSPGMTFRTTRNNSSDGDHCGGSQTEDDNDDEQSERDMTCHTTNKCWKCSRCGKTFPSLRNFKQHVKIHTGEKPFACSLCGQRFTQKGHLNIHTRTHTGEKPFFCSVCGQRFTLKANFKIHARTHTGEKPFSCLVCEKRFNEKRLLKIHTRTHTGEKPFSCPVCDKRFTEKRKLKIHSRTHTGEKPFSCPVCDKRFIEKGNLKRHTRTHTGEKPFSCPVCDKRFTERGHLKRHTRTHTGEKRFSCPVCDKRFTEKGNLKRHTRTHTGEKPFSCLVCGQRFTWKRDLKRHTRTHPGEKPFSCPVCDKRFTEKRKLKIHSRTHTGEKPFSCLVCGQRFQWKRDLKRHTRTHPGEKPFSCPVCDKRFTEKRKLKIHSRTHTGEKPFSCPVCDKRFTENGSLKRHTRTHTGEKPFSCPVCDKRFTEKGHLKRHTRTHTGEKSFSCSDVAKDSL, encoded by the coding sequence atgaaagaggaagagcaggaggaaatcatccaggttccagccactggtgtccatttgaagagtgaagatgaaggtcaaagtgaggagagacgaggggcggagcctccagaatcagaatcaggtttactggaatttttctccggcagtcggtgcagccctggtatgacattcaggaCAACCAGGAACAACTCAAGTGACGGAGACcactgtggaggatcacaaacagaagatgataatgatgatgaacaaTCGGAACGTGATATGACATGTCACACGACcaacaaatgctggaaatgttctcgGTGTGGGAAAACTTTTCCTTCTCTAAGGAATTTCAAACAAcatgtgaaaatacacacaggtgagaagccttttgcatgctcactttgtggtcaaagattcactcagaagggacACTTAAATATACACAccagaacccacactggtgagaagccttttttctgctcagtttgtggccaaagatttactttgaaggcaaattttaaaatacacgcaagaacacacactggtgagaaaccatttTCATGTCTAGTTTGTGAGAAAAGATTCAATGAAAAGAGactattaaaaatacacacaagaacacacactggtgagaaacctttttcatgtccagtttgtgataaaagattcactgagaagagaaaattaaaaatacactcaagaacacacactggtgagaaacctttttcatgtccagtttgtgataaacgATTCATTGAGAAGgggaatttaaaaagacacacaagaacacacactggtgagaaacctttttcatgtccagtttgtgacAAAAGATTTACTGAGaggggacatttaaaaagacacacaagaacacatacTGGTGAGAAACGTTTTTCATGTCCAgtgtgtgataaaagattcactgagaagggaaatttaaaaagacacacaagaacacacactggtgaaaaacctttttcctgcttagtttgtggtcaaagattcacatggaaaagagatttaaaaagacacacaagaacacatcctggtgagaaacctttttcatgtccagtttgtgataaaagattcactgagaagagaaagttaaaaatacactcaagaacacacactggtgagaaaccgttttcctgcttagtttgtggtcaaagattccaatggaaaagagatttaaaaagacacacaagaacacaccctggtgagaaacctttttcatgtccagtttgtgataaaagattcactgagaagagaaaattaaaaatacactcaagaacacacactggtgagaaacctttttcatgtccagtttgtgataaaagattcactgagaatggaagtttaaaaagacacacaagaacacacactggtgagaaacctttttcatgtccagtttgtgataaaagattcactgagaagggacatttaaaaagacacacaagaacacacactggtgagaaatctttttcctgctcagatgtggccaaagattctctgTGA
- the LOC133493803 gene encoding gastrula zinc finger protein XlCGF57.1-like isoform X3, translating to MCARTSGEYREIICGPKKEEEPQRQLLDTVFNLQPRIVLCRVDVSEYLHPERQESVSGHIKEEVEEVHRIKEKEEEIIHMKEEEQEEIIQVPATGVHLKSEDEGQSEERRGAEPPESESGLLEFFSGSRCSPGMTFRTTRNNSSDGDHCGGSQTEDDNDDEQSERDMTCHTTNKCWKCSRCGKTFPSLRNFKQHVKIHTGEKPFACSLCGQRFTQKGHLNIHTRTHTGEKPFFCSVCGQRFTLKANFKIHARTHTGEKPFSCLVCEKRFNEKRLLKIHTRTHTGEKPFSCPVCDKRFTEKRKLKIHSRTHTGEKPFSCPVCDKRFIEKGNLKRHTRTHTGEKPFSCPVCDKRFTERGHLKRHTRTHTGEKRFSCPVCDKRFTEKGNLKRHTRTHTGEKPFSCLVCGQRFTWKRDLKRHTRTHPGEKPFSCPVCDKRFTEKRKLKIHSRTHTGEKPFSCLVCGQRFQWKRDLKRHTRTHPGEKPFSCPVCDKRFTEKRKLKIHSRTHTGEKPFSCPVCDKRFTENGSLKRHTRTHTGEKPFSCPVCDKRFTEKGHLKRHTRTHTGEKSFSCSDVAKDSL from the coding sequence ATGTCAGTGAGTATCTTCATCCAGAGCGACAGGAGTCAGTGTCcggtcacatcaaagaggaggtTGAAGAGGTTCACCGTATCAAAGAGAAGGAGGAAGAGATCATacacatgaaagaggaagagcaggaggaaatcatccaggttccagccactggtgtccatttgaagagtgaagatgaaggtcaaagtgaggagagacgaggggcggagcctccagaatcagaatcaggtttactggaatttttctccggcagtcggtgcagccctggtatgacattcaggaCAACCAGGAACAACTCAAGTGACGGAGACcactgtggaggatcacaaacagaagatgataatgatgatgaacaaTCGGAACGTGATATGACATGTCACACGACcaacaaatgctggaaatgttctcgGTGTGGGAAAACTTTTCCTTCTCTAAGGAATTTCAAACAAcatgtgaaaatacacacaggtgagaagccttttgcatgctcactttgtggtcaaagattcactcagaagggacACTTAAATATACACAccagaacccacactggtgagaagccttttttctgctcagtttgtggccaaagatttactttgaaggcaaattttaaaatacacgcaagaacacacactggtgagaaaccatttTCATGTCTAGTTTGTGAGAAAAGATTCAATGAAAAGAGactattaaaaatacacacaagaacacacactggtgagaaacctttttcatgtccagtttgtgataaaagattcactgagaagagaaaattaaaaatacactcaagaacacacactggtgagaaacctttttcatgtccagtttgtgataaacgATTCATTGAGAAGgggaatttaaaaagacacacaagaacacacactggtgagaaacctttttcatgtccagtttgtgacAAAAGATTTACTGAGaggggacatttaaaaagacacacaagaacacatacTGGTGAGAAACGTTTTTCATGTCCAgtgtgtgataaaagattcactgagaagggaaatttaaaaagacacacaagaacacacactggtgaaaaacctttttcctgcttagtttgtggtcaaagattcacatggaaaagagatttaaaaagacacacaagaacacatcctggtgagaaacctttttcatgtccagtttgtgataaaagattcactgagaagagaaagttaaaaatacactcaagaacacacactggtgagaaaccgttttcctgcttagtttgtggtcaaagattccaatggaaaagagatttaaaaagacacacaagaacacaccctggtgagaaacctttttcatgtccagtttgtgataaaagattcactgagaagagaaaattaaaaatacactcaagaacacacactggtgagaaacctttttcatgtccagtttgtgataaaagattcactgagaatggaagtttaaaaagacacacaagaacacacactggtgagaaacctttttcatgtccagtttgtgataaaagattcactgagaagggacatttaaaaagacacacaagaacacacactggtgagaaatctttttcctgctcagatgtggccaaagattctctgTGA